From one Marinitoga sp. 1197 genomic stretch:
- a CDS encoding bifunctional ADP-dependent NAD(P)H-hydrate dehydratase/NAD(P)H-hydrate epimerase, which translates to MHILTSEEMKKIDNYTSKEYGISSEVLMEQAALSIYNEIIKNFNKNTHFLFVLGSGNNGGDGLATARLLFNEGYKNIKIAIVGNNKSNLFKKQLETIKKFGFNNFIEYNDDFKNHVSTADCIIDGLIGIGLKDNLKKEIIEIIDIINSKKRGYVISIDIPSGINSNNGKMHNNAVKANKTITFGSYKLGHIFFPGREYSGKIVVSPLSFPKDLFNISHRELVTKQMVKKLLPERPKFSQKYDFGNVLILAGSSEFPGASVLSAIGAQKIGAGLVKLITPSSLSSSVLEHEPGIIYKSLNKDKFSLRDIDIIYKNIKKASAIVIGPGLGRSNETMQFVRGVVENSTAPIVVDADALYAVDALRLRKNIVLTPHVGEMQRIVRTDEIEIRQNYEYTEYFAKVKKATIVFKDATTIITNGEKTFFNITGNTALSKGGSGDLLTGIIAGLIAQGLNVMEASIVASYLSGRTAEIVSGEKSEYFATPLDIAKNLYKAISEVMND; encoded by the coding sequence ATGCATATTTTAACTTCTGAAGAAATGAAAAAAATAGACAATTATACTTCAAAAGAATATGGAATTTCTTCTGAGGTTCTAATGGAACAGGCTGCACTATCCATTTATAACGAAATTATTAAAAATTTTAATAAAAATACACATTTTTTATTTGTATTGGGAAGCGGAAATAACGGTGGAGATGGTTTAGCAACTGCCAGATTGTTATTCAATGAAGGATATAAGAATATAAAAATTGCTATTGTAGGAAATAATAAAAGTAATTTATTCAAAAAACAATTAGAAACCATCAAAAAATTTGGATTTAATAATTTTATAGAATATAATGACGATTTCAAAAATCATGTTAGTACTGCTGATTGTATTATTGACGGATTAATCGGTATAGGATTAAAAGACAATTTAAAAAAAGAGATTATTGAAATTATCGATATTATAAATTCTAAAAAAAGGGGATATGTGATTTCTATAGATATTCCTTCAGGGATAAATTCAAATAATGGCAAAATGCATAATAATGCTGTTAAAGCAAATAAAACTATTACCTTTGGTAGTTATAAACTTGGACATATCTTTTTCCCAGGAAGAGAATACTCAGGAAAAATTGTTGTTTCTCCTCTTTCGTTTCCAAAAGATTTATTCAATATTTCTCATAGAGAGTTAGTTACAAAACAAATGGTAAAAAAGTTATTACCTGAAAGACCAAAATTTTCTCAAAAATATGATTTTGGAAATGTTTTAATTCTTGCAGGTTCCTCCGAATTTCCAGGCGCATCGGTACTTTCTGCAATAGGTGCACAAAAAATTGGCGCTGGATTGGTTAAATTAATTACACCAAGTTCATTATCTTCATCTGTTTTAGAACATGAACCAGGTATTATATATAAATCATTAAATAAAGATAAATTTTCCTTAAGGGATATTGATATAATCTATAAAAATATAAAAAAAGCTTCTGCTATTGTAATAGGGCCTGGATTAGGCCGTTCAAATGAAACTATGCAATTTGTCAGAGGTGTTGTTGAAAATTCAACTGCTCCTATTGTTGTTGATGCAGATGCACTTTATGCTGTCGATGCATTAAGATTAAGAAAGAATATAGTATTAACTCCGCATGTTGGTGAAATGCAAAGAATTGTAAGAACTGATGAAATTGAAATAAGACAAAATTATGAATACACTGAATATTTTGCAAAAGTTAAAAAGGCTACTATAGTATTTAAAGATGCTACCACAATAATCACAAATGGTGAAAAAACATTTTTTAATATTACTGGAAACACCGCATTATCTAAAGGAGGAAGCGGAGATTTGCTTACCGGTATCATCGCAGGTTTAATTGCACAGGGACTAAATGTTATGGAAGCAAGTATTGTTGCATCTTATTTATCTGGTAGAACTGCTGAAATAGTCAGTGGCGAAAAATCAGAATATTTTGCAACCCCTCTTGATATAGCTAAAAACTTATATAAAGCTATTTCGGAGGTAATGAATGATTAA
- a CDS encoding glycoside hydrolase family 13 protein, producing the protein MIFGIYSDQSKNFFSPTNPKIGNEITIKIRVSKKLGPVSGKLYLSTQKHSHKYKHSIMKLEKENEFYWYFSKKFTLTNRLIRYHFELDFIKINRKIKYDSQGIVEKRPIEDFVIIPDFEVPDWAIGTIYYQIFPDRFYNGDPSNDPVSGEYIYDGEPIKKKNWDELPDPDKGHIEFYGGDLKGIIDKLDYLKDLGIEAIYLNPIFVSPSPHKYDTQDYEHIDPHLGVIVEDSENLDEKYKVRTTSKKNLIESDKLFSNLVEEAHKRNIKIILDGVFNHCGSYHKWVNEYKIYGENEGIANNKELPESEYFYWHGEEYEGWWGYKSLPKLNYNKTMLVWKYISQIGEKWVKHPFNADGWRLDVARDLGKGKRINKTFWRYFRKIVKKANKNALIFAEDYESPKEWIESLSWDGIMNYIGSMDPISYYLTGMEKHNDDFKPELIGNSEWFIKQLKWAWSQLPLNSKYISLNQLSNHDHSRWATRTTKKIGRANTLGHKEAEFDIDWDIFKIGYLMVFTLPGAPGLYYGDEIGLPGWTDPDNRRTFPWKKLHENLYQENLNFMKNMIQFYKEHDVLRNGSIEFLSWDKGFIVYNIWDNKENLIVIININNFTYKFEIPVWLSEINNGKFKIIYSTKTVTEKEFSVYDGILEGDISGKCAIVLQKM; encoded by the coding sequence ATGATTTTCGGAATATATTCCGATCAAAGTAAAAATTTCTTTAGCCCAACAAATCCCAAAATAGGCAATGAAATTACTATTAAAATCAGAGTATCAAAAAAATTAGGCCCTGTTTCAGGAAAATTATATTTATCAACGCAAAAACACTCACATAAGTATAAACATTCAATTATGAAATTGGAAAAAGAAAATGAATTTTATTGGTACTTTTCCAAAAAATTTACCTTGACTAACAGATTAATACGATATCATTTTGAATTGGATTTTATAAAAATTAACAGAAAAATAAAATATGATTCTCAAGGAATAGTAGAAAAACGTCCTATCGAAGACTTTGTTATTATTCCAGATTTTGAAGTACCAGATTGGGCGATTGGAACCATCTATTATCAAATATTCCCCGACAGGTTTTATAATGGTGATCCATCAAATGATCCTGTTAGTGGCGAATACATATATGACGGAGAACCTATAAAGAAAAAGAATTGGGATGAATTGCCAGATCCTGATAAAGGACATATTGAATTTTATGGTGGAGATTTAAAGGGAATAATTGACAAATTAGATTATTTAAAAGATTTAGGAATAGAAGCAATATACCTAAACCCTATCTTTGTTTCACCCAGTCCTCATAAATATGATACCCAGGATTATGAGCATATAGACCCTCATTTAGGAGTAATAGTTGAAGATTCTGAAAACTTAGATGAAAAATATAAAGTAAGAACAACATCTAAAAAAAATCTAATAGAGAGTGATAAACTATTTTCTAACCTTGTTGAAGAAGCCCATAAAAGAAATATTAAAATAATTCTGGATGGTGTATTTAATCATTGTGGTTCATATCATAAGTGGGTTAATGAATATAAAATATATGGTGAAAATGAAGGAATTGCAAATAATAAAGAATTACCAGAATCAGAATATTTTTACTGGCATGGTGAAGAATATGAAGGTTGGTGGGGATATAAATCTTTACCAAAATTAAATTATAATAAAACAATGTTAGTCTGGAAATATATATCTCAAATAGGTGAAAAATGGGTAAAACATCCTTTTAACGCAGACGGTTGGAGGCTTGATGTAGCTAGAGATTTGGGAAAAGGCAAACGAATCAATAAAACATTTTGGAGATATTTCAGGAAAATTGTAAAAAAAGCTAATAAAAACGCTTTAATATTTGCTGAAGATTACGAATCTCCAAAAGAATGGATAGAAAGTTTATCATGGGATGGTATAATGAATTATATAGGTTCGATGGATCCTATAAGTTATTATTTAACAGGTATGGAAAAACATAATGATGATTTCAAACCAGAATTAATTGGAAATTCAGAATGGTTTATAAAACAATTAAAATGGGCTTGGAGCCAACTACCTCTAAATTCAAAGTATATATCTTTAAATCAATTGAGTAATCATGATCACTCAAGATGGGCAACTCGTACAACTAAAAAAATTGGCAGAGCTAATACTCTTGGGCATAAAGAAGCAGAATTTGACATAGATTGGGATATATTTAAAATTGGATATTTAATGGTTTTCACATTACCTGGAGCACCTGGTCTTTATTACGGTGATGAAATAGGACTACCTGGTTGGACTGATCCAGATAACAGAAGAACATTTCCATGGAAAAAATTACATGAAAATTTATACCAGGAAAATTTGAATTTTATGAAAAATATGATACAATTCTATAAAGAGCATGATGTTTTAAGAAATGGTTCAATAGAATTCTTATCTTGGGATAAAGGATTTATAGTATATAATATATGGGACAATAAAGAAAACTTAATAGTTATCATAAATATAAACAATTTTACATATAAATTCGAAATTCCAGTATGGTTATCAGAAATTAATAATGGAAAATTTAAAATTATATATAGTACAAAAACTGTTACAGAAAAAGAATTTAGCGTTTATGATGGAATATTAGAAGGAGATATTTCAGGAAAGTGTGCTATCGTACTTCAAAAAATGTAA
- the codA gene encoding cytosine deaminase — translation MKMIIRNAHIGEDKELKDIFIENGKIIKIGKIEEKAEIEIDADGKLVSPPFVDPHVHLDAVLTVGDPQYNISGTLWEGIEIWSKRKLKLTHEDVKKRAKEALKWAVAQGILKVRTHVDVCDPELTALKAMVEVKQEMKELVDVQIVSFPQEGIVSFPDGENLMRKSLEIGADIVGGIPHYEFSRDDGIKSIDIIMDLAKSFDKDIDVHIDETDDDQSRFVEYLAAKTIKENYFGRVTASHITAMHSYNNAYAYKLMSVFKKAQLNVIANPLDNIALQGRFDNYPIRRGMTRIKELLKSGINVGLGHDSVMDPWYPLGRYNMLQVAFMALNVGHMTGYNEINEIFDAITYNSAKLMNLSDYGIKEGNKADLIILNAPSKIEAIRLRSEVLYVIKNGNIIAKTTPAKSYVNDEEISFRVIGIYE, via the coding sequence ATGAAAATGATAATAAGAAATGCGCATATTGGCGAAGATAAAGAATTAAAAGATATTTTTATTGAAAATGGAAAAATAATAAAAATAGGAAAAATTGAAGAAAAGGCAGAAATAGAAATTGACGCAGATGGAAAATTGGTGTCGCCACCATTTGTTGATCCTCATGTTCATCTTGATGCAGTACTTACTGTAGGCGATCCTCAATATAATATATCAGGAACGTTATGGGAAGGAATAGAAATATGGAGCAAAAGAAAATTGAAATTAACCCATGAAGATGTGAAAAAACGAGCTAAAGAGGCTTTGAAATGGGCTGTGGCTCAAGGGATTTTAAAAGTAAGAACTCATGTAGATGTTTGTGACCCTGAATTAACAGCTTTAAAGGCAATGGTTGAAGTTAAGCAAGAAATGAAAGAATTAGTGGATGTTCAAATAGTATCTTTTCCACAGGAAGGGATAGTTAGTTTTCCAGATGGAGAAAATTTAATGAGAAAATCATTGGAAATTGGAGCAGATATAGTTGGTGGAATACCTCATTATGAATTTTCGAGAGATGATGGGATAAAGAGTATTGATATTATAATGGATTTAGCTAAAAGTTTTGATAAAGATATAGATGTACATATTGATGAAACTGATGACGATCAATCAAGATTTGTAGAATATTTAGCAGCTAAAACTATAAAAGAAAATTATTTTGGAAGAGTTACAGCGAGTCATATTACTGCTATGCATTCATATAATAACGCTTATGCTTATAAATTAATGAGTGTATTTAAAAAAGCTCAATTAAATGTTATAGCGAATCCGCTTGATAATATAGCTCTTCAAGGAAGATTTGATAATTATCCGATAAGAAGAGGCATGACTCGAATTAAAGAGTTATTAAAATCAGGAATAAATGTTGGATTAGGGCACGATTCTGTAATGGATCCGTGGTATCCGCTTGGAAGATATAATATGCTTCAGGTAGCTTTTATGGCTTTGAATGTTGGACATATGACTGGATATAATGAAATTAATGAGATCTTTGATGCAATTACATATAATTCCGCAAAACTTATGAATTTAAGTGACTATGGAATAAAAGAAGGAAATAAAGCTGATTTAATCATTTTAAATGCACCAAGTAAAATAGAAGCTATAAGACTTAGAAGTGAAGTGCTTTATGTAATAAAAAATGGAAACATTATAGCTAAAACAACTCCAGCTAAATCTTATGTAAATGATGAAGAAATAAGTTTTAGAGTGATAGGTATATATGAATAA
- a CDS encoding STAS domain-containing protein: MKKEIYGNSATIFLHGRIDINNSEELRDELNELAENGIKRIFIDMSNLDYIDSSGLGRILYFFMNYKKKGGSMELHNVRNENVKKVIEIVRLDKIIPVREYNVD; this comes from the coding sequence ATGAAAAAGGAGATATATGGTAATAGTGCAACGATTTTTTTACATGGTAGGATAGATATAAACAACTCCGAAGAACTAAGAGATGAATTAAATGAATTAGCCGAAAATGGAATAAAAAGGATATTTATAGATATGTCAAATCTTGATTATATTGATAGTAGTGGATTAGGAAGAATTTTATATTTCTTTATGAACTACAAAAAGAAGGGTGGCTCAATGGAGTTGCACAATGTGAGAAATGAAAATGTAAAAAAAGTAATAGAAATCGTTAGACTGGATAAAATCATTCCAGTGAGAGAATATAATGTTGATTAA
- a CDS encoding sensor domain-containing diguanylate cyclase: protein MKKNIYEYLFNFSNNAIFYWDESLKLIKANKKAAELLGYSSPEKMQGISYSKHIDDTEKEIIQRIKKALKNGELFHIFERKYKTINGDIKWVEVYISPILIEENKYILQEVDYDITERKILEEQLEFEKKKFENYFNLAQTINVVLDKNGNIYDINNKACEILKVKKNKIIGKNWFDNFIPQELQNEVRKVFNKILSGKIEPVEYYENEIINNDGEKIIVSWHNNYIKKGKNIILIFSSGIDVTKEKKYIQHLEYENNFSNEFLKLSNEIISSQWNEQLYQKIIDKLVDIVPSAETGAMIFKNKKYYEYKAVKGFDINKLKTIKFKIESTEKFLFKNPYIVSNWKEEYSQNIKYKNTLIKYGNLEKIKETLIIPLFIKNNLYGFITLDSYKKRFENIDKNFAKIIKSNLEFLLWKLEVDEQLRKSAEYDFLTKIYNRQAFISKIKDIIALEKRLKQKIAFIYMDINKFKAINDTYGHRIGDEVLKFFAERVSSVLRESDMFARIGGDEFIIALFNTDKNGAKKVVNKIKKDLKTPFQFGNIKLNISVSFGYSIYPDDSTNIDKLIDKADKMMYREKHQR, encoded by the coding sequence ATGAAAAAAAATATTTATGAATATTTATTTAACTTTTCCAATAATGCTATATTTTATTGGGATGAAAGTTTAAAGTTAATAAAAGCAAATAAAAAAGCTGCAGAATTATTGGGGTATTCATCACCTGAAAAAATGCAGGGAATCTCATATTCTAAACATATAGATGACACAGAAAAAGAAATAATTCAGCGAATTAAAAAAGCATTAAAAAACGGGGAATTATTTCATATTTTTGAAAGGAAATATAAAACAATAAATGGTGATATAAAATGGGTTGAGGTTTATATTTCTCCTATTTTAATTGAAGAAAATAAATATATACTTCAGGAAGTGGACTATGATATAACGGAAAGAAAAATTCTTGAAGAACAATTAGAATTCGAAAAGAAAAAATTCGAAAATTACTTTAATCTTGCACAAACTATAAATGTGGTTCTTGATAAAAATGGAAATATATATGATATTAATAATAAAGCATGTGAAATATTAAAAGTTAAAAAAAATAAAATAATAGGGAAAAATTGGTTTGATAATTTTATTCCTCAGGAATTACAAAATGAAGTAAGAAAAGTGTTTAATAAAATACTATCTGGAAAAATTGAACCCGTTGAATATTATGAAAATGAGATAATAAATAATGATGGGGAAAAAATTATTGTATCTTGGCATAATAATTATATTAAAAAAGGAAAAAACATAATTCTTATTTTTTCCTCTGGAATAGATGTAACAAAAGAAAAAAAATATATACAACATCTGGAATATGAAAATAATTTTTCAAATGAATTCTTAAAATTATCTAATGAAATAATTTCGTCTCAATGGAACGAACAACTATATCAAAAAATTATAGATAAACTTGTTGATATAGTTCCATCTGCAGAAACAGGTGCTATGATATTTAAAAATAAAAAATATTATGAATATAAAGCTGTTAAAGGCTTTGATATTAACAAATTAAAAACTATAAAATTTAAAATTGAAAGCACTGAAAAATTTTTGTTTAAAAATCCATATATTGTTTCTAATTGGAAAGAAGAATATTCACAAAATATAAAATATAAAAATACACTAATAAAATATGGTAATTTAGAAAAAATAAAAGAAACTTTGATAATTCCTTTATTTATAAAAAATAATTTATATGGTTTTATAACGCTTGATTCGTATAAAAAAAGGTTTGAAAATATTGATAAAAATTTTGCTAAAATTATTAAATCAAATTTAGAATTTTTATTATGGAAATTAGAAGTAGATGAACAACTACGCAAATCTGCTGAATACGATTTTTTAACAAAAATTTATAATAGACAGGCTTTTATTTCTAAAATAAAAGATATTATAGCTTTAGAAAAGAGATTAAAACAAAAAATAGCATTTATTTATATGGATATAAATAAGTTTAAGGCAATAAATGATACATATGGACACAGAATAGGAGATGAAGTGTTAAAGTTTTTTGCTGAAAGGGTCTCTTCTGTATTAAGAGAAAGTGATATGTTTGCAAGAATAGGTGGGGATGAATTTATAATTGCTTTGTTTAATACTGATAAAAACGGGGCAAAAAAAGTAGTAAATAAAATAAAAAAAGATCTTAAAACACCATTTCAATTTGGAAATATCAAATTGAACATTTCTGTAAGCTTTGGATACTCGATTTATCCAGATGATTCAACCAATATTGATAAATTAATCGATAAGGCTGATAAAATGATGTATAGAGAAAAACACCAAAGATAA
- a CDS encoding glutaredoxin family protein — translation MAHVKIAIYTTSRCPWCKKAKRYFKELGIPFKEYNVEKDQKAAERMVRKTGQMGVPVIEIGNQTIVGFDKTKIERMLGI, via the coding sequence TTGGCTCATGTAAAAATTGCTATATATACAACCTCAAGATGTCCATGGTGTAAAAAGGCAAAAAGATATTTTAAAGAATTAGGAATACCTTTTAAAGAATATAATGTGGAAAAAGATCAAAAAGCTGCAGAGAGAATGGTTAGAAAAACTGGACAAATGGGTGTACCTGTAATAGAAATTGGAAATCAAACAATTGTTGGTTTTGATAAAACAAAAATTGAAAGAATGTTAGGAATATAA
- a CDS encoding thiamine diphosphokinase has product MQTFIISGGTPKSSLEFYKNIIGNSDLLIAVDKGLELFKKLDIEPDYLIGDLDSASQESIEWAESNDVEIIKYRSDKDFTDIDLALDFAIEKKSKKIIISGFLGNRLDHIFGALLLLKKYNTEIIFKEEFLEISKIPKNFDKMVSKGEIWSIFSLTERTEGIYLNGFKYPLKNGTLFFNNPIGISNETINEKIEISYLKGCLVYFRWKSDS; this is encoded by the coding sequence ATGCAAACCTTTATAATATCAGGTGGAACTCCAAAAAGTTCTCTTGAATTTTATAAAAATATTATAGGTAATTCAGATCTTCTGATAGCAGTAGATAAAGGTCTTGAATTGTTTAAAAAATTGGATATCGAACCGGATTATTTAATTGGAGATTTAGATTCCGCATCTCAAGAATCGATAGAATGGGCAGAATCAAATGATGTTGAAATTATAAAATATAGATCTGATAAAGATTTTACAGATATTGATTTAGCTCTTGATTTTGCCATTGAAAAAAAATCAAAAAAAATTATTATTTCAGGTTTTTTAGGTAATAGATTAGATCATATATTTGGAGCTTTACTTTTGTTAAAGAAATATAATACAGAAATTATTTTTAAGGAAGAATTTTTAGAAATTTCAAAAATACCTAAAAATTTTGATAAAATGGTGAGTAAAGGTGAAATATGGTCAATCTTTTCGCTGACAGAAAGAACAGAAGGAATTTATCTTAATGGTTTTAAATATCCATTAAAAAATGGAACTTTATTTTTTAACAACCCTATTGGTATAAGCAATGAAACTATAAATGAAAAAATTGAAATCTCTTATTTAAAAGGATGCCTGGTATATTTCAGATGGAAAAGCGACTCATAA
- the codB gene encoding cytosine permease — protein MADEEILGKKNEELKEGSEDFPLVEVPISERKGFWSISVVLLGFTFFTATMWAGGNLGVSFKFWPDLMLLIVAGNLLLGLYVAILGYIAFKTGLSTVLLGRYSFGDWGSKWPDFILGFTQIGWYAWGTATIAILLTKFLNLPQGWNIPLMILFGFAFSWTAYVGYRGLEWLSRFSVPLMTILIIWSMTIATKDAGGLAGILGIEPTKDMTTAAAITIIFGTFVSGGTQSTNWTRFSKTAYSAVFGSLVAFFIGNGLMIFAGAYGGLVYQEPDIVNVLVKQGLLFWGIVMLFLNIWTTQDNTIYNFSVAGCNFFRTEKRRYFTIGGAAIGTILAILGMYNWLIPWLVLLGTFIPPIGGVIMADFFYKHKMKYPKITNIKFQKFNWSGVLGYIAGALIAKYSPGVPPINGIIGAFVFYVIFDILLKVFGINNNHEIVVGEES, from the coding sequence ATTTTAGGAAAGAAGAATGAAGAGTTAAAAGAAGGGTCAGAAGATTTTCCGTTGGTTGAAGTTCCAATATCAGAAAGGAAAGGGTTTTGGTCAATATCGGTAGTTTTATTAGGATTTACTTTTTTCACTGCAACGATGTGGGCTGGAGGTAATCTTGGAGTATCCTTTAAATTCTGGCCAGATTTGATGCTTTTAATAGTTGCTGGTAACTTGTTATTGGGATTATATGTTGCTATATTAGGGTATATAGCATTTAAAACAGGATTAAGTACAGTTCTTTTAGGAAGATATAGTTTTGGAGATTGGGGGAGTAAATGGCCAGATTTCATTTTAGGATTTACACAAATCGGCTGGTATGCCTGGGGAACTGCAACAATAGCTATTCTTTTGACAAAGTTTCTCAATTTACCCCAGGGATGGAATATACCGTTAATGATACTTTTTGGATTTGCTTTTTCATGGACTGCATATGTTGGATATAGAGGATTGGAATGGCTTTCAAGGTTTTCTGTGCCACTGATGACGATATTAATTATATGGAGTATGACAATAGCAACAAAGGATGCAGGAGGTTTAGCGGGAATTCTTGGGATAGAACCTACAAAGGATATGACAACAGCAGCAGCTATAACTATAATCTTTGGAACATTTGTTAGTGGAGGGACTCAATCTACAAATTGGACAAGATTTTCAAAGACAGCATATTCTGCTGTATTTGGATCACTTGTTGCATTTTTTATAGGTAATGGGTTAATGATTTTTGCTGGAGCATATGGTGGATTAGTTTATCAAGAGCCGGACATAGTAAATGTTCTTGTAAAACAGGGATTGCTATTTTGGGGGATAGTAATGTTATTTTTGAATATTTGGACAACACAGGATAATACAATTTATAATTTTTCTGTTGCAGGATGTAACTTTTTTAGAACAGAGAAAAGAAGATATTTTACAATTGGAGGCGCTGCAATAGGAACTATTTTAGCAATATTGGGAATGTATAATTGGCTTATTCCATGGCTTGTTCTTCTTGGAACGTTTATTCCACCAATAGGTGGAGTAATTATGGCAGACTTTTTTTACAAACATAAAATGAAATATCCAAAAATTACAAATATAAAATTTCAAAAATTTAATTGGTCTGGAGTTTTAGGTTATATTGCAGGAGCTTTAATTGCAAAATATAGCCCCGGTGTTCCTCCAATTAATGGTATTATAGGAGCATTTGTGTTTTATGTAATTTTTGATATATTGTTAAAAGTATTTGGAATAAATAATAATCATGAAATAGTTGTAGGTGAAGAATCATGA
- a CDS encoding ABC-F family ATP-binding cassette domain-containing protein — protein sequence MLFKLENISHNFGTQDIFYDIDLSVYEKDRIALIGANGSGKTTLLKIINGEIEPLEGTILKTKNLKLGYLKQFRADELNLTLFNYVLKEIEKNIKDEMKNKIVRSVLKGMGFDENHWDRKINSLSGGELTRLALGRVLAGDYNLLILDEPTNHLDIYSINWLINYLKSYKGAMIFVSHDRKFIKELANRFWEINNFKLWDFKGNYKQYLTLRENILINITNRKKNLEKEINRLNSMIERFRKWGTEKMMKQAKFREKLRDKLLKEFEKIQSLQEEKIIKIKIPEPKKTGYKVLEIKNLSFGYNEKKLLLKNINFEINEGEKITILGKNGSGKSTLLKLLTGKLSPVKGNINWGYNIKIGYLDQVISSLNKSLDVMGLIWKDVPQWQDYEVRKYIGRFGFSGETVFKSVETLSGGELTRLALAKLILQKPNVLILDEPTNHLDIFTIQTLEETLKEFKGAIIMVSHDENLIKNLSDSFYLIKNSSLLKYKSFDEILPELINDSFKIKKENGYNIDYKTNKKIKNKIKSLKSEKKRLEEKFEKIIIDIENIENLMYSYSQDYQKLIKLEEEKNSLEQQLENITKKENEIILEIQKLENIGG from the coding sequence ATGCTTTTTAAATTAGAAAATATTTCGCATAATTTTGGCACTCAGGATATATTTTATGATATTGACCTTTCAGTCTACGAAAAAGATAGAATAGCTTTAATAGGTGCTAATGGCTCTGGAAAAACTACACTATTGAAAATAATAAATGGGGAAATCGAACCATTGGAAGGAACTATTTTAAAAACAAAAAATTTAAAATTAGGATACTTAAAACAATTTAGAGCTGATGAATTAAATTTAACCCTTTTTAATTATGTTTTAAAAGAAATTGAAAAAAATATAAAAGATGAAATGAAAAATAAAATTGTAAGATCTGTTTTAAAAGGTATGGGATTCGATGAAAATCACTGGGATAGAAAAATAAATTCTTTGAGTGGTGGTGAATTAACAAGATTAGCGCTTGGTAGAGTTTTAGCAGGAGATTATAATTTATTGATATTAGATGAACCTACAAATCATCTAGATATATACTCTATAAATTGGCTCATTAATTATTTAAAGTCTTATAAAGGAGCTATGATATTTGTATCGCATGACAGAAAATTCATAAAAGAATTAGCAAATAGATTCTGGGAAATTAATAATTTTAAATTATGGGATTTTAAAGGAAATTATAAACAATATTTAACTCTTAGAGAAAATATCCTCATTAATATAACAAATAGAAAGAAAAACCTTGAAAAAGAAATTAATAGATTAAACTCAATGATTGAAAGGTTTAGAAAATGGGGAACAGAAAAAATGATGAAACAGGCTAAATTTAGAGAAAAATTACGGGATAAACTTTTAAAAGAATTTGAAAAAATACAATCACTACAGGAAGAAAAAATTATTAAAATAAAAATACCAGAACCTAAAAAAACCGGTTATAAAGTTTTAGAAATTAAAAATCTTTCTTTTGGCTATAATGAAAAAAAATTATTGTTAAAAAATATAAATTTCGAAATAAATGAAGGGGAAAAAATAACCATTTTGGGTAAAAATGGTAGCGGGAAATCAACATTATTAAAATTATTAACAGGTAAATTATCTCCTGTAAAAGGGAATATTAACTGGGGATATAATATAAAAATAGGATATTTAGATCAGGTTATATCCTCACTAAACAAATCGCTTGATGTAATGGGGTTAATCTGGAAAGATGTTCCACAATGGCAGGATTATGAAGTAAGAAAATATATAGGAAGATTTGGTTTTTCAGGAGAAACTGTATTTAAAAGCGTTGAGACTCTTAGCGGTGGAGAGTTAACCAGATTAGCTCTTGCAAAGTTAATATTACAAAAACCTAATGTTTTAATTTTAGATGAACCTACAAATCATCTGGATATTTTTACTATACAAACTCTTGAAGAAACACTAAAAGAATTTAAAGGTGCTATAATTATGGTATCACATGATGAAAATTTAATAAAAAATTTATCTGATAGTTTTTATTTGATTAAAAATTCATCATTATTAAAATATAAATCATTCGATGAAATATTACCAGAATTAATAAATGATTCATTTAAAATAAAAAAAGAAAATGGCTATAATATAGACTACAAAACAAATAAAAAAATAAAAAATAAAATAAAATCACTAAAAAGTGAAAAAAAAAGATTAGAAGAAAAATTCGAAAAAATAATTATAGATATTGAAAATATTGAAAATTTAATGTATTCTTATTCCCAGGATTATCAGAAACTGATAAAATTGGAAGAAGAAAAAAATAGTTTAGAGCAACAGCTTGAAAATATTACCAAAAAAGAAAATGAAATTATTCTTGAAATACAGAAACTGGAAAATATTGGAGGATGA